CGCCGCATCTATGAATTCAGTTCAGCTCATGGATTGAGATCCTGACTTCTTACATTTCCAGCCATTGAAGGtacaaaattttaagttggaattaTAAGTTTGAAACTGAAACTTTCCCAAttataagagaaaagaaaaactaactcaaagaaaaataaggagaGAAGAGCCGTTTGGGGATGAAATTAGTAAATGTTTGTGAATGTTACCTGTGAAAAAGCAGCCCTTAGAAACTTCCTTATAAACCAGGTTTTGACGCCTCGTGCTTCAATAGCGCCATCAATCTTATTCTGAACAGACGTTATGAGAGCACCATATGTCAATCTAGGgtttttatttatctcttgGATCAAGTTATGGGTCAATGTCGCCTTTCCATTTAGAGCCTGCAAATTTCTTAACcttacaaaattaatatatacgtAATAAAATCGTTGAgtttttttcacttttctattcagtttttcatatatttctCAAAGTCTATCATGCCATGTCCTCTAATGCATAGTCCCAATGTTGGTTAACCAgcaaagtatatatatatttggattTATCAGAAATCAGTGACAGATATAATCGAATCCCCTATCAGGGTAAGCCTACCGAGACCGAGAATAGTTAGCAGGCGAGGCAGGAATTGAGTATGAAAGAAGGATTTGCAGTACTCACCGAAGAATCAACAACCCTTTGATCATCTCTACAAGCACTGATACAAATGGCAAGCCCACCACTTGTGCCCTTATAGGCCCCTGATGGAGGATTGTTATCCACCCACCTCTTCCTAATGAAATATAAGCAGAAGAGAGATTAACAAACTGCTGTAATACTTTAGCACTAGCAGGATACAAATTGTCTTGCATTGCATTCAAGTAAACGTTCAGGGAAATGAAGGATTTCCCATTTTACAGGGAGGTCAGGTTCCAACTTTTGATACCCTTTCTATTTATGGCATTTTAAAGAGTTTTAAAGGGAATGAGATTATCAGAATTTGAGAATCTGACCTCGACAGGCACCTGACCACTCTAACTAGTGAGACCCCTTTACTTAATCTATGTACCAAACTTACTCTTTTGCACTATACATATGTTGCAAATCAAGAACTGTCGCACTGTGGCAAGCATCAATGATGGCATGAAGAGTGACTCCAGCCATGAGTGGCCTAACAATCACAGAGTTGATATAGTCATCAAGGATCATTCCTCTATCTTCAAAATCAAGGGGGCAAATTGTTTCATCAAGTCCATCAATCTCATCCCTGTCCATATCAGTCTCCTGTGAGCCATGTCCAGCGAAGTAGAACACCAATGAGTCGCCAGGACAGCAGCCCTCTACAAGCCATTGCAGGGCTTTCTCGATGTTAATCCTTGTTGGCACTAGTTTAGGGTCTTGAGGTTCCTCATCTGCAACatatgttatatataaaaaagtattgattttcttttggttcctCTAAGTTGCAAAACACAAAGAACCAAAATGGTTCAGCTATGCTAATCAGGATTTTgctcaattaataataatagcaatataacaatacatatattacttccttatattttgattataaaaagaaaaatagaaaataatatcattttcttcattacCAATTGGGTTGTTACCATTTGTCAACAAGAACCCCATCCTCTTTTTTCCTACTCGATATCATTTAGGACaagtattattttcttttgcttacATGTGCTGGACCACTGTAGTCGTTCCTTAAAACATTAGGGatgatttgttttgtttttttcccCTTTAAAAGTTACAATGTTATAGCAAGTACACCATCAGtagtttaaaaagaaaaattcttacttattccaaattatttatctattgtACAAATGAGACATAAATATTAGCTATCAAGTTTTAAATAGTGGCAAATCTTCTAAATGCaaatacttataatatatacgattcatttagtaattgaatATAACCCATCTTTAGTAGTTCTTGTTgtctataaataataaataaataaaattaaagggcAAGAAAGATGCATACCTGTAAGTTCCCGTATGCATTCTATTGGAAACCTGAAGTTATTAATCAGCAAATTTTTCACGTTCTTAACATCACTAATGGTTCCCTTCAACCTGTACTTCGTCTTATCGTAACTCACTCCACAAAGAACTGCTCGCTTTCTCGATATACCAGAGTTTCTCTGTACATCAGGGATCCCGGGAATTTTTTGCTAATCAACTTGGCACTGAGGTCTCTAATCTGAAAAGTTCTACCGGGTTGTTCATTGCTCGGAACCAAATTAACATGTTTGCAGTATAGGCAACGACTTGTTTTCCAGCTTGTTGATACCCATAAATGATGCTGGCAGGAACTGCATTTGATTATTATAGTTTCTACCATAAGtacaaatattttcttctccAGGCCAGGCCGTCAGGTTGAAGGAATTAGATACAACAGAAATGGCAAATTAATACGCAAAAGATTTCGGAAGATTGTCGGAATAAATGGAGGGAATGTTTGAAACGATCACATAACCTTGTTATTATCACTTAATCTTTAGCCAGTTACAGTCAAATGATAATGATGCATCAGATTGACATTACAAGCTTTTAGATGCCAACATTTTTTGGGCATATTATATTTCAAGTCATCATAGAATATGAAGTTCATCCCAACAGAAGGAAGATTCCAGGCATGTGGCATTGTTAATCTAATATGATGAGCATCATATTATGTGTAAATCAGTGGTTCACTGCCCCAAATAGACAAGGAATATttgaatcaatttttataagaaaattctAGTGCAAGTGATTTCTTTGAACTTTACTCCTCTTATCGCAAGTCAAAATTTCCATCAATTGATACTGTAAATTTATCCTAGAATAATTGTTGACAATGAGGACTTTCaatttatggaattatttaaaatctaaaatatcatttatcaTTTGATCGACAAAGGATTAGAACAATAGTAAAAGTAGATTTTTAACTAAAAGCAGCATAATAGATTATGGTGTGACAGCATACATAACCAATCAATACATAACTTGATTGATATTCTTAAtcctgaaaattaaaaaaaaaaaaaattgaattcaatttatactgtttattttaatataggtATTATTACATAAATAGTATCTCAACTTTTTAATGTTTGCTATTTGAGTGTcccatcttttttctttttcttttttcaattaagtGTATCAACTATTTAATAGCCGTGACTTTCAGTGTTTATGTTTGATTAACTGATCGGAATGCTGACTCAGCATAAAATGGACATGTTGTTGCTCAGTAATACTGCCACATGATTTAAgagatagaaagaaaaatttaaccAACTCCAaataaaacccaaaaaaaCTCTTCTCTCATTTACGAATCTAAATCTGAAATTAGGGATTTCAAAGCATCTCAAATTAGGGAATTATATTCTTGAAGTTGAAATCAAAAACAAATTTGCAATAAAACATCAGAAAGCTTCGTTGAAAAAAGGGGAAAATGTAATGTTATTATCTATATGAATTCCTAACAAGCTCAGTAAATTGTTTatgtttcttaaaaaaatgtaaacaacTAAAATGATTTTCTTATTCTGGTTATCTCTTACAGGCTAACAAACAGAAGAAAATCAATGTACTCTCACAGTCATCAAAGAGGAAGGAAAAAGGTTGTTCAAGTAATACAAATATAGGAGAAAAGCATGATGAGTGTGTTGTTAGCAAGAACGAAGGAAACAAAGGCAAAGACACAAAATACTTGAAGGATGGATATGCACTTCCAAGTTTTAGAATGATGAGAATGTCACTGATTTTCATTTGTTGTTGATTGTTATTTTTGGGTTATATTAATTTTCCAAGAACAAACAAACTTGGTTTTAGAAGTGGCTTCAACTTTTTGTCCATGAAGCATATTACTGCTaccttttttaattcttttttatcaagCATTTGAATTTATATCAATATGCTTGATATAACTTTACTTGACATTTGCAGTTGCAGTTTGAATCAACTTTAATATCAGTGAGAATCCACTTTTAATTTAGTATGTATTAGCTTCACCTACAGTTGACATTTTTGCTTAggtattattatatttggaAGTTTTCATTTTGCTCCTACCTTTACAAATCCAAGCAATTTGCAGTAGACTACTAATGCAGTTTGCATTTTACTCATATACCACTTTCTGCAATTTGCAATTTGTAGTCATATAGTTCACTTTTATCTCttaattttgcattcaaaatgTTAATAATCATTTATCACACTCAATTCTCAAATAAAGACACTCAAATACTGAAATTACTACTAAAAAAAAGtgacatttttatttaatcattataTGTAGTACACACATTACAGGAAAGCTTCTTCTTGCTATTACAATTAAGGAATAACTACCTATTACAAGAGAACAATAAATAAACCCACCCAAAAACACTAACCCCAATCATATAGCTTAACATATTTCAAGATTATGACAATGACCAATACAAGCACCAAAAGCCATAATTTCTTCTCTCTTCCCTTTCTCTTCTCTAGCTCGATTCTCAATTTGgattttctattcaataactCAGTGATTATCTTCATCACCCTTTCATTAAACTAAACCTTAGCCCATTGAAATGTTGTATTGCAAGAAGGATCTTCACAAGACTAAAATAGCCTTTCAGAATTAGCATTTATCCCAGAAGTCCATATGATGCGCCTTCATCCACATGAGCAGTTGATATTGTCTTCCATTGTccaaattcttctttcttctttactcactttcttcttttttcttctatatacgtcttttagggtttagagtttgatttcttctttttctccaaACACAAGAAGCATCTTATTTACACAAAAAGCTAAGAGCATTTTGGTAATGCATATGTAAAaagaacattaaaaaataatgtggCGGTATTATTAAGCAACCGTAGATCCATTTTACGATGAATCAACACTTTGATCAGTCTTAATTggataaaaatactaaaagtcGCGGCTATTAAAGagttaatatatttgattgaataaaaataaaaatgcgatgcttaaataataaaaatcgaAAAGTTGAAACACTGTTTATATGTAGTAATACCTTATAATATTTTCACTTCTTTTGTCTGTACTAACCATGCCACTTCTGATTggctaaatttttaatgtaatagACTCAATtaccaatttcttttattttttttaaataaacgCTTCCTATCCAATTTAGGTTAAGTAGGCGAATTTGAGCAAAATATATTGAAGGTTAGAAGTATGTCATTAAACATAATGAGTTTAAAAGATTCAAACTAATAGcaattttaatgtaatttttatatatattaaattttttattttaaaaaatcatattataaaataaaacttcaatttacgctttattctataaatataaaataaagagtttgtTTAGCTCTCCATATTTAGAGagtcaaaatttattttctattttatatttaataaatacattacAAGTTTTCATGCAcgcaattaattaatatttttaattttattttttttattatctaaatttaaaaagaaataaaaagagaaataaattattaatgcttataaaaataaaagtaaattataaagagtttattgaatttaaataaaatttttaaaataaaagcacTATTAGGATGGTCTAAGTCAAACTAATTAGAAGGCACCATATCCAGAATTTTAACAGAAACAAAGAGATTTCTGGTTATATTCTACCATGCCTTAATGCAAGAAGAATCAAATCCTCTCATCTTTTATTTCCAGTGGAAGATGACAGAATCAGCTTAATTgctttataaaaagattaagattCAATTTAGCTCCTAACCTTATCACCAAAGACCGAATCAAcccttttctattttcttaagaGCAA
The nucleotide sequence above comes from Ricinus communis isolate WT05 ecotype wild-type chromosome 6, ASM1957865v1, whole genome shotgun sequence. Encoded proteins:
- the LOC8276888 gene encoding metacaspase-1: MVETIIIKCSSCQHHLWVSTSWKTSRCLYCKHVNLVPSNEQPGRTFQIRDLSAKNSGISRKRAVLCGVSYDKTKYRLKGTISDVKNVKNLLINNFRFPIECIRELTDEEPQDPKLVPTRINIEKALQWLVEGCCPGDSLVFYFAGHGSQETDMDRDEIDGLDETICPLDFEDRGMILDDYINSVIVRPLMAGVTLHAIIDACHSATVLDLQHMYSAKEKRWVDNNPPSGAYKGTSGGLAICISACRDDQRVVDSSALNGKATLTHNLIQEINKNPRLTYGALITSVQNKIDGAIEARGVKTWFIRKFLRAAFSQEVQLSSSEKFDIHQKEFNL